The DNA window attattttatatttttcatttaaattgttgttttatttttatttaatttattgcaatattatcagaatatttcatttattttatttcatatttttgaacatttatattgtttatttaatttgtatttatgtatattattttgagattttatttattgtaactgCTCAAAGTAGATTTTAATATCTGCAGTTCTATttcaaagcttttaatttgctttgttgtaattctttagcaaatttattgtatataaattatagaattttaatgtttttataattttaaacacaACGCACCATTGTTacgctttttatttgaaataaatacacGGCACACTCAGTCAGTTCTTAACTTGACTTTGTCAACTTTACActtttgagcaaaaaaaaaaaagtgtaaaaaaaatagttagtTGGTTTGAAATGTAACCGAAGCCGTTGAACGTAGCAATTGCGACTGCGACAGTGACCAAAGCCAACTGTGCGTTTTATAGCCAGACAGCCAAATGCGGCCAATGCGGTGTTAGCCATTAGCTTAGGCCAAGctacaagctgctgctgctgcggctgctgccaaGTTGCTGCTCTGAGTGCGCACAGCTTTGGTTTGTGGCGAGTGTTGCAGGGCAGGCAACAGACAAGTGGACGCattgttaaatgcaaatgcttggAGAGTTGCTTTGTCAGTCCTGAAGCGACTGAGACAGCGACAAGCCCATGAAGTTCAACTCAGAAACTCGTTGAGCACAGCAAGTGCAAAAgcgcaattaattgaaatggaaaGTAAATcgccaaattgaaattcaaatcgAAAACGAAATCTATTTTCAAAGCTAATTTACACACATGCTCAAGTGTTATGAACAGTTCAACTACACGGGCGGCCCTTCAGACGCGGGACGCGGACCGCTCACTTCCGACCCGAAAAATTGGAGCAGACCAAGCCCTCAAAGCTCACACTCGATAGATGAGCCTAATCAACCATCCTTCACCCCCCCGCAGTGTCCGatcatcaacaacatcaacataTTGAAAGTTTTGAAATTGTAGCAATGCTCACTTGTAAGCTAAATTAATATGGCATGTAATGTTCATCGATTATATTTAGAGCTACAACTGCTGGATACATCAAAAGTATTTACCGCAATTCGTTGCGCTAATAAGCTGCACAATTAACGGTATACCTGTGGGTACATTATACTCTATGAATGGGGCATATTGATTTACTGACAGTTGGAATgataattcaatatttaaatatgactTAAGCCTAAGTTCAATCATTTTACTGTAagctgtatataaaaaatgttttaaaattattttaatataaatatagacaGATAATGCATGAATATATGAATAACTGTGATAAAACTtaagaaaaatacaataaaaataaatataagaattattaaaaaatttataaaaattaattaaatatagatatagacAATTAATGAATGAGCACTGTGATAAAACTTAAGAAAAAGGCatgaacaataaatataaaagttaataaaaaatgttttaaaattattttaatatagatATAGACTGAATATATGAATAACTCTGATAAGACTTgagaaaaaatgcaataacaataaatataaaagttaataaaaaatgttttgaaattatttaaatatagataAACCTAATGAATATACGAATAACTGTGATAAAACTTAAGATTATGCAGATAattaatgaatatatataatataaagaaaaaatacaataaaaataaatataaaagttaataaaaattgttttaaaattattttaataaagatATAGAAAGATAATGAATGAGCATTTGCATAACACTGACAAAACTTAAGAAATATATGCTatcaaatttttcaatatatatatttttatggaATAAGTCGAAGCAATAGCAgcacttgttgctttttatttataatttatgccagTTCTTTCTATAGAGCATTTAATTGTGGGATTAAGTGCAGCCTGTCGCTCCAAAGTGAAAGAGACTCTCTCAATTTGCGCTGTCATCGCGCGCTGCGTAAATTTCCAGCCtctcaacttcaacttcagctgcagcaattgaacGAAatttgaagctgaagctgaagtgTGGGCAAGTGTGGCTCAGAGCATGCTAATGCTAAATGAATATGTCAAAATGCGACAATTAGAGACGACAACAGAGTTGTAACTGACGCAATCTCAAGGTTGAGCGCGTAACACGTGAAATTTCATCGTACTCTTGTTTACTTTCActtaacagcaaaatattatgATAGCGTTCCAAGACAATGGCCATGCATTctgctttgcttgtgtgtggtgtggtgtggtgtggtgtgggtGGGGAGGGTGAAGTGGTGTGGGGCTTTTAGCAGCGTTGGGGCATTGTCTTTAGTTGACCCTGTTCCACTAgatttgtttgcgttttgttaACTTGACTTTGGGTTGGGCGTTTatgtaagcaaagcaaatttgtcAACAGTTGggaaaaatctaaaaataatatatcgATAGTACCGATAAATAAGACTGTAAATAGagcttgttgcatttttttttgcgttttgttaaCTTGACTTTGGGTTTGTGGTTTATGTAAttgaaaaatctaaaaataataatatcgattaatatgtaaatagagATTGTTGTGATTAATGCAATTCaacaattatttcaataaactatatatttataagtaagCTAAGCattactatatttatttattagactTAGCGCATTGTTAACCTTAAAGacttaaaaaatgttgttaatcTAACGCTTGTTATTACTATagcataaagaaaaattaaattgatattaatattaacataTCGTTACTATCGATAAGTATTGTTAACAATTAGTAGCAAATTTGATTGCACTGTAACTTagaattagaaaaaaaaaacaacttaagctgcagctaatttctgtgtgtgtgtgggtgtgtgtggcacgctAAGATTTAAGATCTGCCTCTGATGTAGAGCTGAGCAGCGGGCGCTGCATCGTGTCCCGCACGCGTGTTGGGCAAATACTCGTTGAGGTTCAAGCTAAAGGCGGCTGGGAAGTGTCCCTTGTCCTTGGCCTCGCGATTGATGCGATAGCTGCTGCGATAGGCGGCGACGGGCGCAATGGCGCTGGCATAACCTTGCAACCCAGCAGCGGCATAATGCAGTCCCGTTACATGGCCAGCGCTTGGAGCGGGCAGCGTGCTCAGCTGCACGGGCGGCgcaatggcagcggcagcggcagcggcgcgtGCATTATATTCAGCCGCAGCGGCATTTATGTTGGGCGCCTGGGCTTGCAACATGCCCGCAGCATTGGCTGCATTCAGATACGGACTAATGGGCACGATAATGGGACGCGTGGGTATTAACTGCAGATACTGcacagcgccgccgccgccgccgccgccgttgccgccgctgccgtctTGACTCAGCTGCGCCGGCAGATATTGCATCAGCATCGGGGTGCTGGGCAGACTGGACATGCTGGCCAAGTTGGCATCGGCATAGCCAATGCTCAGTTGAGCGCCGCCCTGAGCATCCTGTATGGGCGTAAAGTTCGTTTCCATCTCGGGCAGCTTATACGAAGGCTTGAAGCCCGCCTCTATAGTTggctgcgcttgctgctgcggcatttGTCCCAAACTGTCGTAGCTTGTGGCATAGGCGCTCAGCGAGTTCAGATGCGCATCCTGATTGCTCGACTtgagcagttgttgctgctgctgctgctgctgcagctgctgcacgctGTTCGCTGATTTGGCAGACTTGTTGGCTATCTCAGGACTGGACACgggcgtggcatgcagcagtggcagtggcagcagcagctgcacgagtagcagcagcgcaggcagctTCGCTTGGCGCAACATCTCTGCATGttacagtgtgtgtgtgtgtgtgtgcgagagagaaagagatagagagttaAGCGCTTTTGAACTTGAGAACTGATCTACAGACTGTGgctatatataaagcataattcaaataataataaaatttaaaatgatttaaaaaaaatatatattaagtgtCTAACTGCTTTGTATTTACAgtaattaattagctttagtttaaagctaaatgaaaataaaaaataaaaatagttaaaattaatgaattaatacaaaaagctaaaaaaaaacgcataaaatgcattgtaataaataaaaaataaacactaaatattatttagcttattaattcttttgttatttatctTTTGCAAACATATATTACAAACTACTAAAACTATTtgttatcaataaattttgtattaatgtatttattaaagtgcgctttaaaataaataaaaatatttttttgtatatatataagcaatattaatattttaaagtagtaacactacaaaaaaattattatattcgttttaaaattaaatttaagcaatataaatatttgaaattaaatttaaaatttaagcaatataaatattatactttcaaatatttatattgcataaatgtaaaaaaaattgtatatttacatattattatatttcattttattaattcaataatttaatttaagtaatgCTAAGcgaattgaaattgttgttaaatatttcagaCTAGCTTGGTACTGTTTTCTtcattaaacataaacaaaagagtTCAAATGCCAGCTTggtgcttattaatttttcaagtTAATGACTTTCATAATCAGCTCagattatttaattgatttcgcATGCTTTGCAACTTATATCATAAgctagttattgttgttgttgctcttgggTTGGCCTTAAGTAAATGTTTTACTAATAGTTTATAGCTTTAAGTTGCTttacagacagacggacgacGGACTGAGCGACTCTTATAGGCAAATGAAACataatgttaaacaaatgcCATAAATGGGGCGTTAGACTTTtgccacagacacagacacacacacagacacacaaaattCACTTTCACCTGCTGCCAGCTGcgtttatacatttgttttataacaattatgctTAGGCATTAACAacatttagcttaaaaaatgaaaacagtaagcagcaaataaaaacaaataaaaaaaaaaaaaacacaaacacacactaaaTGCTTCACCTTTGGCTATGCTTggttagtttagtttttagtttaaaactaatttgttgctggcactttttattgttattgtttcaaTGTGAAACTGTCAAGCGACGCGTTTTGATTAACGCTGCATTGGCgctagctgcagcttttataCTTGCCACATGTGCTGCACACTCAAAAGCAGGTAGCGGCGGCGCCAGCTTGTGGCAAGCTCAACAATTTTCCTCAATTGCCATTAGCAGTGGCGGTtgtagccaaaaaaaaaactaaaaacaaatgccaaa is part of the Drosophila busckii strain San Diego stock center, stock number 13000-0081.31 chromosome X, ASM1175060v1, whole genome shotgun sequence genome and encodes:
- the LOC108605007 gene encoding uncharacterized protein LOC108605007 yields the protein MLRQAKLPALLLLVQLLLPLPLLHATPVSSPEIANKSAKSANSVQQLQQQQQQQQLLKSSNQDAHLNSLSAYATSYDSLGQMPQQQAQPTIEAGFKPSYKLPEMETNFTPIQDAQGGAQLSIGYADANLASMSSLPSTPMLMQYLPAQLSQDGSGGNGGGGGGGAVQYLQLIPTRPIIVPISPYLNAANAAGMLQAQAPNINAAAAEYNARAAAAAAAIAPPVQLSTLPAPSAGHVTGLHYAAAGLQGYASAIAPVAAYRSSYRINREAKDKGHFPAAFSLNLNEYLPNTRAGHDAAPAAQLYIRGRS